One Rhodococcus jostii RHA1 DNA segment encodes these proteins:
- a CDS encoding ArsR/SmtB family transcription factor: MGDRLAKTELFDQFARVGKALGSGKRLELLDLLAQGERTVDALARAAGLGLTTASAHLQTLKQANLVATRREGTKVFYRLAGADVAQLFALVRTVANDHLPDVEAAAAAYLGPADTEQVSKDQLLERARSGTVTVLDVRPREEYRAGHIPGAVSIPLDELADHLADLPEDQEIVAYCRGAYCVLAHDAVRLLTDHGRRAARLTEGMLEWRLAALPVDTPA; encoded by the coding sequence ATGGGTGATCGGCTCGCGAAGACGGAACTGTTCGATCAGTTCGCCCGGGTCGGCAAGGCCCTGGGCAGCGGCAAGCGGCTCGAACTGCTCGATCTGCTCGCTCAGGGCGAACGCACCGTCGACGCCCTTGCCCGCGCCGCCGGGCTGGGGCTGACGACCGCGTCCGCGCATCTGCAGACTCTCAAGCAGGCCAACCTGGTCGCCACCCGCCGCGAGGGCACCAAGGTGTTCTACCGGCTCGCCGGCGCCGATGTGGCGCAGCTGTTCGCGCTGGTCCGCACGGTCGCCAACGACCACCTGCCCGACGTCGAGGCCGCCGCCGCCGCCTATCTCGGGCCGGCCGACACCGAACAGGTCAGCAAGGACCAGCTGCTCGAGCGGGCCCGGTCCGGGACGGTGACGGTGCTCGACGTGCGCCCCCGCGAGGAATACCGGGCCGGGCACATCCCCGGGGCGGTGTCGATTCCGTTGGACGAGTTGGCCGATCACCTCGCCGACCTACCCGAAGATCAGGAGATCGTCGCCTACTGCCGCGGCGCCTACTGCGTGCTCGCCCACGACGCGGTCCGACTGCTGACCGACCACGGCCGCCGCGCGGCGCGGCTGACCGAGGGCATGCTCGAGTGGCGGCTGGCGGCCCTGCCGGTCGACACCCCGGCCTGA
- a CDS encoding FHA domain-containing protein, whose translation MKVTDARPLLRPPNDGIGDAPQIFVIRGPSQAKGASLAVDRDITVLGSHPESEIVLGHGTVSRRHAEIRREGGKFILCDAGSLNGTYLNRQPVDCAGLVDGDEVQIGVFRMLFRLPAASTN comes from the coding sequence ATGAAGGTAACCGACGCGCGGCCGCTTCTGCGCCCTCCAAACGACGGGATCGGCGATGCCCCGCAGATATTCGTGATTCGAGGACCGAGTCAGGCGAAGGGTGCATCCCTCGCCGTCGACCGTGACATCACTGTGCTCGGCAGCCATCCGGAGTCGGAAATCGTGCTCGGACACGGAACCGTCTCTCGTCGACATGCCGAAATCCGCAGGGAGGGTGGAAAGTTCATCCTCTGCGATGCCGGCTCCCTCAACGGAACGTATCTGAACCGGCAGCCCGTCGATTGCGCCGGACTGGTGGACGGCGACGAGGTTCAGATCGGAGTCTTCCGCATGCTCTTTCGGCTACCCGCCGCATCGACGAACTGA
- a CDS encoding MBL fold metallo-hydrolase, with translation MADTITSMGLFREIQAGTVTEILDVRSTDDFQAGKVEGPRPVPTRHVPVYRVMEELEEQAAATREGAVIVCGQGNGSELVAEEFEALGVRTRSLAGGTDAWNRLLVPVEITGLPGDVRVWQFQRPAKACLSYLVGVPGGNAVIVDPTRSPEPYLELAQVHDMAVTHVVDTHVHADHISGGPAVAARLGAEYHLPPEDAGGIVPFPNRPLKDGDQLDLGSAVVRAMTMHLPGHTPGTTALLVSETVLLVGDTVFVRGLGRPDLTGQADELARDLFRSVHERLRPLDPRTIIAPAHWSSSEEINTDGLVTTTLDEVFTATLLNERAIERFVEQIVSSLPAAPQSYDTIRRVNAGQITPGDDEIEVLDVGRNQCAASTSLTGTS, from the coding sequence ATGGCCGACACCATCACCTCGATGGGACTGTTTCGCGAGATCCAGGCCGGTACCGTCACCGAGATCCTCGACGTCCGCAGCACCGACGACTTCCAGGCCGGCAAGGTCGAAGGCCCGCGGCCCGTCCCCACCCGACACGTCCCGGTGTACCGCGTGATGGAGGAACTCGAGGAGCAGGCCGCCGCCACCCGCGAGGGTGCGGTGATCGTCTGCGGGCAGGGAAACGGCTCCGAACTGGTCGCCGAAGAGTTCGAGGCGCTCGGAGTGCGCACCCGCTCCCTGGCGGGCGGAACCGACGCCTGGAACCGGCTTCTCGTCCCCGTCGAGATCACCGGATTACCCGGGGACGTGCGCGTGTGGCAGTTCCAGCGACCCGCGAAGGCGTGCCTGTCCTACCTCGTCGGAGTTCCCGGCGGCAACGCCGTCATCGTCGACCCCACCAGATCTCCCGAGCCCTACCTGGAACTCGCGCAGGTCCACGACATGGCCGTCACACACGTCGTGGACACCCACGTCCATGCCGACCACATCAGTGGTGGCCCCGCCGTGGCCGCCCGGCTCGGCGCCGAGTACCACCTGCCGCCGGAGGACGCCGGCGGGATCGTCCCATTTCCCAACCGGCCCCTCAAAGACGGCGACCAGCTCGACCTCGGCTCCGCCGTGGTCCGCGCCATGACGATGCACCTGCCGGGACACACCCCCGGCACCACCGCGCTGTTGGTGAGCGAGACGGTACTGCTCGTGGGGGACACCGTCTTCGTTCGCGGGCTCGGACGGCCCGACCTGACCGGTCAGGCCGACGAACTCGCCCGCGACCTCTTCCGCAGCGTGCACGAGCGGCTTCGACCTCTCGATCCACGCACGATCATTGCCCCGGCGCACTGGTCCAGCAGCGAAGAGATCAACACCGACGGACTCGTCACCACCACCCTCGACGAGGTCTTCACCGCCACCTTGCTCAACGAGCGGGCCATCGAACGATTCGTCGAGCAGATCGTCAGCTCCCTACCCGCAGCGCCGCAGTCCTACGACACGATCCGCCGGGTGAACGCCGGACAGATCACCCCCGGGGACGACGAGATCGAAGTCCTCGACGTCGGACGCAATCAATGCGCGGCATCGACCTCACTGACGGGGACATCGTGA
- a CDS encoding DsrE/DsrF/DrsH-like family protein, producing the protein MSDSPQRDDDVMPESMTIVAWSGDLDKMWPTLILGSTGAAYGMSTTIFFTFWGLFPLVRDDVRITGTNAMTKALAGMNRPGMSHMKLSKLHMAGAGPWMLKKLARGQNVALPMDLVQMCTELGVNLWPCEMSMELLGLRRDQLIDGVGEPVGAATALSAMSKSQINLFI; encoded by the coding sequence ATGTCCGACAGCCCGCAGCGCGATGACGATGTCATGCCGGAGAGCATGACGATCGTGGCCTGGAGTGGTGACCTGGACAAGATGTGGCCGACGCTGATCCTGGGGTCGACCGGTGCCGCGTACGGCATGTCCACCACGATTTTCTTCACGTTCTGGGGGCTGTTCCCGCTGGTGCGTGACGATGTCAGGATCACCGGCACCAACGCGATGACCAAGGCACTGGCAGGGATGAACCGGCCGGGGATGAGCCACATGAAGCTGTCCAAACTTCACATGGCCGGCGCCGGTCCATGGATGTTGAAGAAGCTGGCGCGGGGCCAGAATGTGGCCCTGCCGATGGACCTGGTGCAGATGTGCACGGAGCTGGGCGTGAACCTGTGGCCGTGCGAGATGAGCATGGAGTTGCTCGGCCTGCGCCGCGACCAGCTCATCGACGGTGTCGGCGAGCCCGTCGGTGCCGCCACCGCGCTGTCCGCGATGAGCAAGTCCCAGATCAACCTCTTCATCTGA
- a CDS encoding Mrp/NBP35 family ATP-binding protein, with product MSLLSRRRADAKVDPADVRTALARVEDPELHLPLEEAGMLGEVEVDRSGVARVTVRLTTPSCPLKETLTTDVTAAVRAIAGVSGVEVAFAAMGEGERMRLAARLRGSVPLGAHSFGPGSATQVYAVASGKGGVGKSTITANLAVALVQQGKRVGILDADVWGYSIPHLFGVRRAPVALKGLMLPVEAFGVALMSVGFFVRDDEPVVWRGPMLHKAIEQFLDDVYWGELDVLLIDLPPGTGDVTLSLLEFVPDAALIVVTTPQPAAQTVAQRVGRMALDSRTPVAGVVENMSAMICSSCCESTPLFGAGGGQRLAEAIAAPLLGQVPLDIELREAGDAGVPALIAAPRAASATQIRQIAASLPILRRSLVGRSLPLTVRPHHAHGMSVDD from the coding sequence ATGAGCCTGTTGTCGCGGAGGCGTGCCGACGCGAAGGTCGATCCGGCCGACGTGCGCACCGCACTGGCACGCGTCGAGGATCCCGAGCTGCACCTGCCCCTCGAGGAGGCCGGGATGCTCGGCGAGGTGGAAGTCGACCGCTCCGGCGTCGCGCGGGTGACTGTCCGGCTCACGACGCCCTCATGCCCACTGAAGGAGACCCTCACCACCGACGTCACCGCGGCAGTCCGCGCCATCGCCGGCGTCTCCGGCGTCGAGGTCGCCTTCGCGGCGATGGGCGAGGGCGAGCGTATGCGGCTCGCCGCACGCCTGCGCGGCTCCGTGCCATTGGGTGCCCATTCGTTCGGCCCGGGTTCGGCGACCCAGGTGTATGCCGTGGCCTCCGGCAAGGGTGGCGTGGGTAAGTCCACGATCACGGCCAACCTCGCGGTGGCCCTGGTCCAGCAGGGCAAGCGGGTCGGCATCCTCGACGCCGATGTCTGGGGATACTCCATCCCGCACCTGTTCGGGGTGCGCCGGGCGCCGGTCGCGCTGAAGGGACTGATGCTGCCGGTCGAAGCCTTCGGGGTCGCGTTGATGTCGGTGGGGTTCTTCGTCCGGGACGACGAGCCGGTCGTCTGGCGCGGCCCGATGCTGCACAAGGCAATCGAGCAGTTCTTGGACGATGTGTACTGGGGTGAACTCGATGTTCTGCTCATCGACCTCCCGCCCGGCACCGGCGACGTGACGCTCTCGCTGCTCGAGTTCGTGCCCGACGCAGCGCTCATCGTCGTCACCACACCACAACCGGCGGCACAGACCGTCGCCCAGCGGGTCGGCCGGATGGCCCTCGATTCACGAACGCCGGTCGCCGGCGTCGTGGAGAACATGTCGGCGATGATCTGCTCGTCGTGCTGCGAGAGCACTCCGCTGTTCGGCGCCGGAGGCGGTCAGCGTCTCGCCGAGGCCATCGCCGCACCGCTGCTGGGGCAGGTGCCACTCGACATCGAGCTACGCGAAGCGGGCGATGCCGGGGTCCCGGCATTGATCGCCGCCCCCCGGGCCGCCTCCGCCACACAGATCCGGCAGATCGCGGCATCCCTGCCGATTCTGCGGCGCAGTCTCGTCGGCCGGTCCCTCCCGTTGACCGTCCGACCCCATCACGCCCACGGAATGTCGGTGGACGATTAG
- a CDS encoding YidH family protein — MRGIDLTDGDIVTSTPRRPARPRKTPLHEVGEHPDYRFTLANERTFLSWVRTALALMAAGVAVVQFVPGPTAIRHGLGFALISLGGALSAVSYTHWERNERAMRLGEQLPYSPMPRLVAAMLALGSLAALVLIVVDLVET, encoded by the coding sequence ATGCGCGGCATCGACCTCACTGACGGGGACATCGTGACCAGCACTCCCCGCCGACCGGCACGCCCCAGGAAAACCCCACTGCACGAGGTCGGCGAGCATCCCGACTACCGGTTCACCCTCGCCAACGAACGCACCTTCCTTTCCTGGGTCCGCACCGCACTGGCCCTGATGGCGGCCGGAGTTGCCGTCGTACAGTTCGTGCCCGGCCCCACGGCGATTCGCCACGGACTGGGCTTCGCGCTGATCAGTCTCGGCGGCGCACTCAGCGCCGTGTCCTACACCCACTGGGAACGCAACGAACGCGCGATGCGACTCGGCGAACAGCTGCCGTACTCGCCGATGCCGAGACTGGTGGCCGCGATGCTCGCGCTGGGATCCCTGGCGGCACTGGTGCTGATCGTGGTCGACCTCGTCGAGACCTAG
- a CDS encoding 4Fe-4S dicluster domain-containing protein, whose amino-acid sequence MRYGFAIDQRTCIGCHACTVACKTEHEVPVGQFRTWVKYVDTGEFPDTTRSFGVMRCNHCTDAPCVKICPTQALFKRDDGIVDFDNERCIGCKSCMQACPYDALYIDDTTHTAAKCNLCAHRIDNDMEPACVVVCPTHSIWVGDLDDPTSGIAGLISTHETAVRSPEQNTGPNVFYLGADRAVLDPLAAPVADTYLWAKPDAHRLATAGDLPGDRTTRARTTLNTAHPRPWGWRVTTYLWTKAVAAGALAIAGLAHLLGVDLGWLGDYGAPAVALLGATATGALLIWDLKRPERFLYIFLKSNWTSWLVWGAYALAAFAGGAVLWILAALLGIGWAQTVLAWLAIPFGALVAGYTGFLFGQAEGRDLWQSPLLFWHLLVQAAMVGAGALLVMAPFADLASGAIAFLTRAFVLSTGLHLMMLGIEYSSRHASRQASVAAHIITHGRYARLFWLGAIAPAVLAAALAAPAWTGSGSAVLLVLAGLLAQVALLDYETAYVRAGQDPPLS is encoded by the coding sequence GTGCGCTACGGCTTCGCCATCGACCAACGCACCTGCATCGGCTGTCACGCGTGCACGGTGGCCTGCAAGACCGAGCACGAGGTGCCGGTCGGACAGTTCCGCACCTGGGTGAAGTACGTCGACACCGGCGAGTTCCCGGACACCACCCGCTCCTTCGGGGTGATGCGCTGCAATCACTGCACCGATGCCCCGTGCGTGAAGATCTGCCCCACTCAGGCACTGTTCAAGCGCGACGACGGCATCGTCGACTTCGACAACGAGCGCTGCATCGGCTGCAAGAGCTGCATGCAGGCGTGCCCCTACGACGCCCTCTACATCGACGACACCACCCACACCGCAGCCAAGTGCAACCTGTGCGCGCATCGGATCGACAACGACATGGAGCCCGCCTGCGTGGTGGTCTGCCCCACGCACTCGATCTGGGTCGGCGACCTCGACGACCCGACGAGCGGCATCGCCGGCTTGATCAGCACCCACGAGACCGCGGTGCGCTCCCCGGAGCAGAACACCGGGCCCAACGTCTTCTACCTCGGTGCCGACCGCGCCGTCCTCGACCCGCTGGCCGCACCGGTCGCCGACACCTACCTGTGGGCGAAACCGGACGCGCACCGCCTCGCGACCGCCGGCGATCTGCCCGGCGACCGCACCACCCGGGCGCGCACCACGCTGAACACCGCGCACCCGCGGCCGTGGGGGTGGCGGGTGACGACCTACCTGTGGACCAAGGCCGTGGCCGCCGGCGCGCTGGCCATCGCCGGGCTGGCCCACCTCCTCGGCGTCGACCTGGGCTGGCTCGGCGATTACGGTGCCCCCGCCGTCGCCCTTCTCGGCGCTACCGCCACCGGGGCCCTGCTGATCTGGGACCTCAAGCGTCCCGAGCGTTTCCTCTACATCTTCCTGAAATCCAACTGGACCTCATGGCTCGTCTGGGGCGCCTACGCCCTGGCCGCCTTCGCCGGCGGCGCGGTCCTGTGGATCCTCGCCGCCCTCCTCGGGATCGGCTGGGCCCAGACCGTGCTGGCCTGGCTCGCCATCCCGTTCGGTGCGCTCGTCGCCGGCTACACCGGCTTCCTCTTCGGGCAGGCCGAGGGCCGCGACCTGTGGCAGTCGCCGCTGCTGTTCTGGCACCTGCTCGTGCAGGCTGCAATGGTCGGCGCCGGCGCCCTCCTCGTCATGGCCCCGTTCGCGGACCTCGCCAGTGGCGCAATCGCTTTCCTCACCCGCGCGTTCGTGCTCTCGACGGGCCTGCACCTGATGATGCTGGGCATCGAGTACTCCAGCAGGCACGCCAGCCGCCAGGCGTCCGTGGCCGCGCACATCATCACGCACGGCCGCTACGCGCGACTGTTCTGGCTGGGAGCCATCGCCCCCGCGGTGCTGGCGGCCGCGCTGGCCGCGCCCGCGTGGACCGGGTCCGGCAGTGCCGTGCTCCTCGTCCTCGCGGGCCTGCTGGCCCAGGTCGCTCTCCTGGACTACGAGACGGCCTACGTCCGGGCGGGCCAGGACCCGCCCCTCTCGTGA
- a CDS encoding molybdopterin-dependent oxidoreductase, giving the protein MTAETNRTPASPAMPGERTHERLRNFPPVENWDHHVEYDAKAHPRKVPHEYMLVPTTCFNCESACGLLAYVDKSDMSIKRVEGNPAHPGSRGRNCAKGPATINQVNDPERILHPLKRVGTRGSGRWDRVSWDDALDDIAARIRAAIVEDRRDEVMYHVGRPGEDGFAERFLLAWGIDGHNSHTNICSAGARLGYSLWGGYDRPSPDYANAKVILLISSHLEAGHYFNPHAQRIMEGKIEGGATVVVLDPRLSNTASHADLWIAPWPGSEAAILLAVAAHLLRTGQIDRAFIRRWVNWSTYMTHRHPEHPADDFDQFIRALTEDYAGYTFAYAAQEAQVPEEQIAELARIVATAGRALSAHVWRAAASGNLGGWQVSRALFFLNVLTGSVGTKGGTSPNGWDKIIAHGPNVPEGHQSWNEMIWPAEFPLSTNEMSILLPHLLADGRGKLSMYFSRVYNPVWTNPDGFSWLKALTDESLVGCHVALTPTWSETATFADYVLPMGHSTERHDTQSYEQYAGKWLGFRQPVTRVALEKMGRPVSDSRESNPGEVWEENEFWFELSWRIDPDGSLGIRKYFESPYRPGEKVTVDEYYRWVFENSVPGLPHAAAGQGLTPLQYMRKYGVFEVTRDAYRLDERPLSDAEIDGATPDGNGVLRKPVTLDSTPPLVGEAGAVGVVHADGSRTAGWLTPSRKLELFSDTMVDFGWEEYATPGYIESHVSYGSIDQANNEIVLMPTFRLPTLVHTRSGNAKYLNEISNTHPLWMNSVDAGRFGVGTGDLVRVNTEIGYFVARVWSTEAIRPGVMGLSHHMGRWRTSENAGSRWVMGLVDLGNDGNGVWRLRYKEGVKPFHSDDPDSDRIYWDDPGVHQNLAFAVHPDPVSGMHCWHQKVRVERAHADDRYGDVVVDTQRSREVYRAWMDNTRPGPSRSGLRRPEFMMRPVKPRRRAFRSPDAEERA; this is encoded by the coding sequence ATGACTGCCGAGACGAACCGCACACCGGCATCGCCGGCGATGCCGGGCGAACGCACGCACGAACGGCTGCGGAACTTCCCGCCGGTCGAAAACTGGGACCACCACGTCGAATACGACGCCAAGGCGCACCCGCGCAAGGTGCCGCACGAGTACATGCTGGTGCCCACCACATGCTTCAACTGCGAGTCGGCCTGCGGACTGCTCGCCTACGTGGACAAGTCCGACATGTCCATCAAAAGGGTGGAGGGCAACCCCGCCCACCCGGGCTCACGAGGACGCAACTGCGCCAAGGGTCCCGCGACGATCAACCAGGTCAACGACCCCGAACGGATCCTGCACCCGCTCAAGCGCGTCGGCACGCGCGGCAGCGGCCGGTGGGATCGGGTCAGCTGGGACGACGCGCTCGACGACATCGCGGCCCGGATCCGGGCCGCCATCGTCGAGGACCGCCGGGACGAGGTCATGTACCACGTCGGGCGGCCCGGCGAGGACGGCTTCGCCGAACGGTTCCTGCTGGCGTGGGGCATAGACGGGCACAACAGCCACACGAACATCTGTTCCGCCGGCGCGCGGCTCGGCTACTCGCTCTGGGGCGGCTACGACCGGCCCTCGCCCGACTACGCCAACGCGAAGGTGATCCTGCTGATTTCCAGTCATCTCGAGGCCGGGCACTACTTCAACCCACACGCGCAACGGATCATGGAGGGCAAGATCGAGGGCGGAGCCACGGTCGTCGTGCTCGATCCGCGGCTGTCGAACACGGCCTCCCACGCCGACCTCTGGATTGCCCCGTGGCCCGGAAGCGAGGCCGCGATCCTGCTGGCCGTCGCGGCCCACCTGCTCCGAACCGGCCAGATCGACCGGGCATTCATCCGCCGCTGGGTGAACTGGTCGACGTACATGACACACCGCCACCCCGAGCACCCTGCCGACGACTTCGACCAGTTCATCCGCGCGTTGACCGAGGACTACGCCGGATACACCTTCGCCTACGCGGCGCAGGAGGCGCAGGTGCCCGAGGAGCAGATTGCCGAGCTAGCCCGGATCGTCGCCACCGCCGGCAGAGCACTGTCGGCACACGTCTGGCGCGCCGCGGCGTCCGGCAACCTCGGCGGGTGGCAGGTGTCGCGGGCCCTGTTCTTCCTCAACGTGCTCACCGGCAGCGTCGGCACCAAGGGCGGCACCAGCCCCAACGGCTGGGACAAGATCATCGCCCACGGCCCCAACGTCCCCGAGGGACACCAGTCGTGGAACGAGATGATCTGGCCGGCGGAGTTCCCCCTGTCGACCAACGAGATGTCGATCCTGCTACCCCACCTACTCGCGGACGGCCGCGGGAAGCTGTCAATGTACTTCTCCCGGGTTTACAACCCGGTGTGGACCAACCCCGACGGCTTCAGCTGGCTCAAGGCCCTGACCGACGAATCGCTCGTCGGCTGCCACGTCGCGCTCACCCCGACGTGGTCGGAGACGGCGACGTTCGCGGACTACGTCCTGCCGATGGGGCACAGCACCGAACGGCACGACACCCAGTCCTACGAGCAGTACGCCGGCAAGTGGCTCGGATTCCGCCAGCCGGTCACCCGGGTGGCCCTGGAAAAGATGGGCCGGCCCGTGTCCGACTCCCGTGAATCCAACCCGGGGGAGGTGTGGGAGGAGAACGAATTCTGGTTCGAGCTGTCCTGGCGCATCGACCCCGACGGCAGCCTCGGCATCCGGAAGTACTTCGAGTCGCCGTACCGGCCGGGCGAGAAGGTCACCGTCGACGAGTACTACCGCTGGGTCTTCGAGAACAGCGTGCCCGGTCTGCCACACGCTGCCGCCGGCCAGGGGCTGACCCCCTTGCAGTACATGCGAAAGTACGGCGTCTTCGAGGTCACCAGGGATGCCTATCGACTCGACGAGCGGCCACTGTCGGACGCCGAAATCGACGGGGCGACCCCGGACGGCAACGGGGTGCTCCGCAAACCCGTCACCCTCGATTCGACCCCGCCGCTGGTCGGGGAGGCGGGTGCGGTGGGGGTCGTCCACGCGGACGGCAGCAGGACCGCCGGCTGGCTCACGCCGTCGCGCAAACTCGAGCTGTTCAGCGACACCATGGTCGACTTCGGGTGGGAGGAGTACGCCACACCCGGCTACATCGAGTCCCATGTCAGCTACGGCTCGATCGACCAGGCCAACAACGAGATTGTGCTGATGCCGACCTTTCGGCTCCCGACCCTGGTCCACACGCGATCAGGTAATGCCAAGTACCTCAACGAGATCAGCAACACCCATCCCCTGTGGATGAACAGCGTGGACGCCGGGCGCTTCGGGGTCGGTACGGGGGATCTGGTCCGGGTCAACACCGAGATCGGCTACTTCGTGGCCCGCGTCTGGTCCACCGAGGCGATCCGCCCCGGTGTCATGGGGCTCTCCCACCACATGGGGCGGTGGCGCACGTCCGAGAACGCGGGGTCCCGGTGGGTGATGGGCCTGGTCGACCTCGGCAACGACGGCAACGGGGTGTGGAGGCTGCGCTACAAGGAAGGGGTGAAGCCGTTCCACAGTGACGACCCGGACAGCGACCGGATCTACTGGGACGACCCCGGGGTGCACCAGAACCTCGCATTCGCCGTGCATCCCGACCCGGTCTCGGGCATGCACTGCTGGCACCAGAAGGTGCGCGTCGAGAGAGCCCACGCGGACGACCGGTACGGCGATGTGGTGGTGGACACGCAGCGGTCCCGTGAGGTGTACCGGGCCTGGATGGACAACACCCGTCCCGGACCGAGCCGGTCCGGGCTGCGCCGTCCAGAGTTCATGATGCGTCCGGTCAAACCCCGCCGACGCGCCTTTCGATCGCCCGATGCGGAGGAGCGAGCATGA
- a CDS encoding sulfurtransferase TusA family protein, with protein sequence MTYQIDVTIDAKGQKCPMPVLLASRAARKLASGQILLVEATDGGSRTDIPSWAKDTGNELLERTSENGVYRYIIRKK encoded by the coding sequence GTGACTTATCAGATCGACGTCACCATCGACGCCAAGGGCCAGAAGTGCCCGATGCCGGTGCTCCTCGCCTCGCGTGCGGCCCGGAAACTCGCGTCCGGTCAGATTTTGCTCGTCGAGGCCACCGACGGCGGGTCGAGGACCGATATCCCGTCGTGGGCGAAGGACACCGGGAACGAACTGCTGGAGCGCACCAGCGAAAACGGCGTCTACCGCTACATCATCCGGAAGAAGTGA